From the Jeongeupia sp. HS-3 genome, the window GGCTTCAGGCTGCGACCGGCGGTCGGCATGTAGCGCTCGCCTTCGGTCGAAGCGTCGTCAACCACGCCGCCAACGACGAACTGGGTGCCGAAACGCCGCGCCAGTTCGCGCACCCGCTCCGGTCGCCATTGCACATCAATGCTGCCCGGCTGCAGGGCAAAAGCGCCTTCACCCGGCGCGGTTCGTGCGATCAGCCGGCCGCCGATATCGAGGCGCCGCCGCAGGATATCCTGCGTGCCTTCGAGAAACTGCGGCATGTCGGCAATCTGCCCCGGCATGCGCACCACAAAAGGCGTAACCAAGACGGTACGCTTGAACGCGCGCACCGCAGCCGGTTTGGGCTTGGGCTCCGCCGGCGCGGCCGAGGCCACCGGCGATGTCGGGACGAGCTCGGCATCGGCCGCCTGCCCGGTCGTCTGGCCTGCCAGCTGGGCACCATCAAGCGGCGTGACCACCACCACCTCATCGGCGGCCTGCGCCGCGCCATGCAGCAGAACCAGCACGGCAGCACATCGGGCAAGAGACATGGCGATTTCCTTAACGGGATGCTGCGAGTCTAGCCGCTTAGCCGGCCTTGCGGCGGAACAGCAGATCCCAGACGCCGTGGCCGAGCTTGATGCCACGGTTCTCGAACTTGGTCAGCGGCCGGTAATCCGGGCGTGGCGCATAGCCGTCGGCGGTGTTTTCGATCTGCGGCTCGGCGGACAGCACCTCGAGCATCTGGATCGCATAGTCTTCCCAGTCGGTCGCCAGATGCAGATAACCACCCGGCTTGATCCGCGACACCAGCAGTTTGAGGAAATCCTGCTGCACCAGGCGGCGCTTGTTGTGGCGCTTTTTGTGCCACGGATCGGGGAAGTAGATATGCACGCCGTCGAGGCAATCGGGCGTGAGCATGTTCTCCAGCACCTCGACCGCGTCATGCTGCACGATGCGGATGTTGCCGATGCCCTGCTCGCCGATCAGCTTCAGCAGACTGCCGACGCCGGGTGTATGCACTTCGACGCCGAGGAAATCGGTGTCGCTGCGGCCGGCGGCAATCTCGGCGGTTGCCTGGCCCATGCCGAAACCGATTTCCAGTACACGCGGCGCGGCGCGGCCGAAGGCGGCATCCAGATCGAGCGGTTCGGCGGCGTAGGGGAGGCAGAACTGCGGGCCGAACTCGGCCAGTGCGCGCTCCTGCCCGACCGAGAGGTGGCCCTGACGCAGCACGAAGCTGCGGATACGCCGCATATAGTGTTGGTTATCCATGATCCATTCCAAGCAAAAGCGCCGCAGAGCGGCGCTTTTTTTCAACGATGGCGCGATTATAGCCGGCGATGCCGGATCACCGCAGCACGTCAGAGCGACAGGCTGTAGTAGCGGTAGACGGTGTCGAGTTCGTAACCGAGCGATTCGTACAGCGCCTGCGCCGTGCGGTTGCCATGCGCGGTCGATAACTCGATCCGCGCCGCGCCGCTCGCCCTGGCGTGATCGCACGCCTTGGTCATCAACGCCCGGGCGACGCCACGACCGCGCGCAGCGTCGGCGACATACAGATCGTTCAGCACCCAGATCGGCTCGGCGACGATAGAGCAGAACATCGGGTAAAGCTGGATCAGTCCCGCGGGTTTGCCATCGAGCTCGGCGAGCAGAAGCACCGATTCGTGCCGCATCAGCCTTTGCCGCAGATAATCGCGTGCCAGTGCGAGGTCGCTCTGCTGACGGTAAAACACCCGATATGCATCGAACAGCGGCGCCAGTGCATCCAGATCGTCGAGGCCGGCATGGCGGACACCACATGAAGCGACCGTGCGGTCATGATCAGCGGCAATCGTTTCAGGGGTCACTTTGCCCTCCTTATTCCAAAGTCATCATCGTAAAAAAACAAGACCGCTTATGGCGATCACAGCGGCGAACCGCGCACCGCTACCTGCCGGGGCATACCCGGTGCGCGCGGCAGGTGGCGTCATGGCAGTTCATCGGCTAGGCATTGGGTCACGACGCCCCGCCCGCCCATACTGGATGGGCGGCTGTCACCCGGGCTGTGGCAGCGACGAACACCGGCTCTCAGCCCAAACCTTGCATGGAGGAAAATTCAATGCGTTCACTCTACGAGCGATTGGGCGAGTCCGAGGGAATCGCCGGGCTGATCGATGACGTCGTCGCCGCCCACCTGGCCAATCCCATCGTCAGGACGCGGTTCGAGAATGCCAAAGACCTGATGCACCTGAAAAAGATGGCACACGAGTTCTTCTGTGCCGGCTCGGGCGGCCCCGAGGCCTATACCGGCAAGGACATGCTCAGTGCCCACCGGGGCATGAATATCTCGGAGCAGGAATATCTGGCGGTCATGGACGATATCGTCGGCGTGCTCGAGCGACACAAGCTGGACGACGACACCCGGAAGGACGTCATCGCCATTCTCTACGCGCTGAAAGGCGAGATCATCAGGGTGTAGCGCGACCGGCCCTTACACCGCCAGGCTGTACCCGCGGTACTCGGTATCGAGCACGTAGCCAAGCGATTCATACAAGGCCTGTGCGGCGCCATTGGTATGCGCGGTCGACAGTCTCAGCCGCGCCGCGCCGCTCGCCCGGGCATGATCGCGTGCCTTGTGCATCAGCGCCCGCGCCACGCCCCGGCCGCGGGCGGCTTCGGCAACAAAGAGGTCGTTGAGCAGCCAGGTGCGCCGCATGCCGACCGAGCTGAATAGCGGGTAAAGCTGGCCGAAACCGACGGCAACGCCATCGTCCTCGGCCAGCAGCAACACCGATTCGGCCAGCGCCAGCCGTTCGGCGAGAAAGACACGGGCCGCGGCCACATCGCTTTGCGCGCCGTAAAACACCCGGTACGCATCGAACAGCGGTGCCAGAACGTCGAGGTCATCGAGGCTGGCGTAACGGACGGTGGTCATCAGGGCTCCCAAGATGTGAAAAAGGCGGTCATCGACCGCCTTTTTGAATAACTGCTTACTTACTGCTTATCATACCGAAAAGCGGGCTCGACGGATCGCCGCTATAGAGCTTCTTCGGCATCCGGCCGGCCAGATAAGCCTCGCGCCCCGATTCGACCGCCAGTTTCATCGCATACGCCATGCGCACCGGATCGCGAGCGGCGGCGATAGCGGTGTTCATCAACACGCCGTCGCAACCGAGTTCCATGCCGATGGTGGCATCGGACGCGGTACCGACGCCGGCGTCGACCAGCACCGGCACGCTGCTTTGCTCGATGATCAGCCGCAGATTCCACGGATTCAGAATCCCCATGCCCGAACCGATCAGGCTCGCCAGCGGCATGA encodes:
- the trmB gene encoding tRNA (guanosine(46)-N7)-methyltransferase TrmB, translated to MDNQHYMRRIRSFVLRQGHLSVGQERALAEFGPQFCLPYAAEPLDLDAAFGRAAPRVLEIGFGMGQATAEIAAGRSDTDFLGVEVHTPGVGSLLKLIGEQGIGNIRIVQHDAVEVLENMLTPDCLDGVHIYFPDPWHKKRHNKRRLVQQDFLKLLVSRIKPGGYLHLATDWEDYAIQMLEVLSAEPQIENTADGYAPRPDYRPLTKFENRGIKLGHGVWDLLFRRKAG
- a CDS encoding GNAT family N-acetyltransferase, with translation MTPETIAADHDRTVASCGVRHAGLDDLDALAPLFDAYRVFYRQQSDLALARDYLRQRLMRHESVLLLAELDGKPAGLIQLYPMFCSIVAEPIWVLNDLYVADAARGRGVARALMTKACDHARASGAARIELSTAHGNRTAQALYESLGYELDTVYRYYSLSL
- a CDS encoding group 1 truncated hemoglobin, with translation MRSLYERLGESEGIAGLIDDVVAAHLANPIVRTRFENAKDLMHLKKMAHEFFCAGSGGPEAYTGKDMLSAHRGMNISEQEYLAVMDDIVGVLERHKLDDDTRKDVIAILYALKGEIIRV
- a CDS encoding GNAT family N-acetyltransferase; the protein is MTTVRYASLDDLDVLAPLFDAYRVFYGAQSDVAAARVFLAERLALAESVLLLAEDDGVAVGFGQLYPLFSSVGMRRTWLLNDLFVAEAARGRGVARALMHKARDHARASGAARLRLSTAHTNGAAQALYESLGYVLDTEYRGYSLAV